One segment of Thunnus thynnus chromosome 19, fThuThy2.1, whole genome shotgun sequence DNA contains the following:
- the LOC137170273 gene encoding uncharacterized protein isoform X2: protein MSIEDIHERLWVRTQISTEIYWIGLTDQAREGVWAWSDGSPYISYLSYWMLGQPDNWGDEPGEDCGQVLGSSMGRWNDENCSVKRKYICKHPNPNPAPRCDLANGWRQHGSNCYKLKADTSKSWTAARHDCVREGGDLVSVISAEEEQYITGTLDSSHFDLWIGFSTLKCNKISCQVEAGNNQFTWSDAQQVQYTNWASGQPIVDTQAGSCSAIMKNSAEEFGKWRSSVCRYERPYMCKRPLNTICPPGWLSFAGSCYWLVSNINLLTTWHEALTKCSDMGAHLLIINSQEEQYFINGYLPDFHQVDIPDIWIGLSDKDQDGQFRWVDKTAVMFSNYGSGWPRNTAGLWDCGQIFTGNYDGKWETTNCFKSLGYICEMTGGQNPKPTAAPDSHCDPGYLLYGDSCYHFETETVKNWQDAEAHCTGEQGHLASLHSQEELSFLTAHMPGEAWLGLNDINVENQFVYTDGTPADFLPWAPHEPDNWQNNEDCVFLRGMNHHEPGKLNDDFCTTAKEFICKKAKGQGPPPQPPTSGPGWNEKCGSWMSDPFNDYCYLFNYLSMRTWAEARADCVNQGGDLISITEPFEQAFIHGVIQQSPTGISLWMGGHDSVTEGGWEWTDGSPFRYIHWNAGNPDNYNGEDCLSILINNGYWNDDNCEFKRGYICKRRGNTPKPPPPHDGFMTAIVCQDSSAVLHCPHESVINIQSAFYGRKSDDICPHLDGSGGSCTVEGVLPLYRKSCDNRPFCFAFAHMEEDPCPTVSKYLEITYSCEQKVCLHGLGVEDGNITDSQLSASSSIGLFTPNRARLNGNSCWMPSGNPTSSWIQVNLGQTRKVTGIVIQGCPHNDYWLTKFKIQHSMDGRSWTDYTADGQFFPGSTDRNTPDTQLLGTPVSAQYVRILPLEFSGQAGLRFDVLGCTPHYAITCAQTPDFNFHGLTVHCPAGCADDNYIVYGSSVYRGDSNICAAAIHAGVVLNDIGGDTVLLKTPGNGFYAGSTRNGITTRQYDGDYDVSFTFADGELRCSGPDWYEFGEFCYKPSRDRKTWRDALHTCRSLGAELVSILSMTEQSWLESYLYLATSNMWTGLNDVAVPGLFTWSDEHMVTFTYWAPGEPNNNIGSNNDCVEMLQQTGRWDDVSCTKLNTYMCKMPKAHYPLPSVKPTVYGCAQGWDAYGYACYWLEETARSWSDAKAFCKEKDGFLLHIGDIYEQSHFTVALSGKTGLWWIGLRAQGGTTGGVDYIWENGSPLTFTHWDRNQPDNGDGTCVAMTTGQVSGFWDDKQCLEKHSFVCEKPRSDITPPTKAPTPPPSQGCADGWTALPHFRNCYKLFHNVKWSLRKSWGAAHEDCVARGANLVSIHNQEEEDFLSLYSKGSSKWIGLKDNPIDGGYSWSDGSPLSHTNWGPGEPNNHMGREECVEMVSSTNGSFSWWNDLNCDAHQDWICMIAKGKNPILPPVPPPPLPAPDCGSNPGWRKNNNICYYYNDTDIVDFPTAARRCYAEKASLVSILNKDEQAYVNSMVGTGQVSAAWIGLRMVGITSGHYMWVDFSPVTYVHWGPGEPNNANGEEQCVQMNRHQGGWNDANCGRAGAGYVCKKFPGEVHTPPPPTQPWEGNCPAGWMRFKDKCFLFKGKKNDIKGNWSYARSWCRDQGGDLAVIDDQYENDFVSSYLRDLVHPAWIGLSDILVENQYAWSDGVSPVLYTNWNDKEPNNAGGAEHCVAMTHYHLVTGKWNDEACHRDQSFVCYRKKSSSISPPPPTTSPCPAGYISWYLNCYKLVEEAATWDAAQTTCQQQGGNLASIDMSYDQAFVAGVVLQGKADAWIGLRRKDNGSYMWTDGWPVFFTQWGPGEPSNIKDEGCVSMHASRAFHGTWNDTECNQAKPFICKISSENLPPTPAPGDGKCLPFWIPYGRHCYYVYNDKLGFSWPDARHYCQTVRAELASLHSRAEVEFIRNINITKRHNIWIGLTRDNNFGWGWTDKTPLGFLNWAPGEPNAAFHPGDMAEENCVEMYHDGRWNDNNCLQKRGFACRHRQFYVTDDGGNPIFPTDDPGVSNGGVIAGAVIAAVVIACLIVGLLYYTFIVRGYKLSSLSLPKRTTTTADVPAFVNPNFAGESDT, encoded by the exons ATGAGCATTGAGGACATTCATGAAAGG TTATGGGTGAGGACACAAATCAGCACAGAGATCTACTGGATCGGCCTGACTGACCAAGCCAGAGAGGGTGTCTGGGCGTGGAGTGATGGGAGTCCTTACATCTCATACCTATC ATACTGGATGCTAGGCCAGCCTGATAACTGGGGTGATGAACCTGGGGAGGACTGCGGTCAGGTGCTAGGATCCAGCATGGGACGGTGGAATGATGAAAACTGCAGTGTTAAGAGGAAATATATCTGCAAGCACCCCAACC CCAATCCTGCCCCACGGTGTGACTTAGCAAACGGGTGGAGACAGCACGGCTCCAACTGCTATAAGCTGAAGGCAGACACCAGTAAGAGCTGGACAGCAGCCAGACATGACTGTGTACGGGAAGGAGGAGACCTGGTGTCTGTTATCtcagcagaagaagagcagtACATCACAGGAACACTGGACTCATCTCATTTTGACCTCTGGATTGGCTTTTCCACTCTG AAATGCAACAAGATATCATGTCAAGTTGAAGCGGGGAACAATCAGTTTACTTGGTCTGATGCTCAACAAGTGCAGTACACAAACTGGGCCAGTGGTCAACCAATAGT TGATACGCAGGCCGGATCATGTTCTGCAATAATGAAAAATTCAGCAGAGGAATTTGGGAAATGGAGGTCCTCTGTGTGCAGATATGAGCGTCCTTACATGTGTAAACGACCACTGAACA CCATCTGCCCTCCTGGCTGGCTGAGTTTTGCTGGCAGTTGTTACTGGCTGGTCAGTAACATCAATCTCTTGACCACCTGGCACGAAGCCCTCACCAAGTGCTCTGATATGGGGGCCCACTTGCTGATTATAAACAG TCAAGAAGAACAGTACTTCATAAATGGGTACCTTCCAGACTTTCACCAAGTGGACATTCCTGACATCTGGATTGGTTTATCAG ATAAGGACCAGGACGGGCAATTCAGATGGGTGGATAAAACCGCTGTTATGTTTTCTAACTATGGTTCTGGTTGGCCCAGAAACACCGCAGGCCTCTGGGACTGTGGACAGATCTTCACAG GAAATTATGACGGCAAATGGGAAACAACCAACTGCTTCAAGAGCCTGGGTTACATTTGTGAGATGACGGGTGGACAGAACCCGAAACCGACTGCAGCTCCTG atTCCCACTGTGACCCTGGATATTTGTTGTACGGGGACTCCTGCTATCATTTTGAGACTGAGACGGTGAAAAACTGGCAGGACGCTGAGGCTCACTGTACCGGAGAGCAGGGTCACCTGGCCAGCCTCCACTCGCAGGAAGAGCTGAGTTTCCTCACTG CTCACATGCCAGGGGAAGCCTGGCTGGGACTGAATGACATCAATGTTGAAAACCAGTTTGTATACACTGATGGCACTCCTGCA GATTTCCTCCCATGGGCTCCACACGAGCCAGACAACTGGCAGAATAATGAGGACTGTGTCTTCCTCAGAGGGATGAATCACCATGAACCTGGGAAACTGAACGACGACTTCTGCACCACCGCAAAAGAATTTATCTGCAAAAAAG CCAAGGGACAAGGACCTCCTCCCCAGCCCCCAACATCTGGACCAG GGTGGAATGAGAAATGTGGTTCTTGGATGTCTGACCCGTTTAATGACtactgttacctgtttaactacTTGTCAATGAGGACGTGGGCAGAAGCCCGAGCTGACTGTGTCAACCAGGGAGGAGACCTCATCAGTATCACTGAACCCTTTGAACAGGCGTTCATACATG GTGTGATCCAGCAGAGTCCCACGGGGATCTCTCTGTGGATGGGCGGCCATGACTCCGTCACTGAAGGTGGCTGGGAGTGGACAGATGGCTCTCCTTTCAGATACATCCACTGGAACGCAG GTAACCCAGACAACTACAACGGTGAAGACTGCCTGTCTATACTTATTAACAACGGCTACTGGAACGACGACAACTGTGAGTTCAAAAGAGGATACATCTGCAAGCGGAGAG GAAATACACCCAAGCCTCCTCCACCTCATGATG GTTTTATGACAGCAATCGTGTGCCAGGATTCCTCCGCTGTCCTTCACTGCCCACATGAAAGTGTCATTAACATCCAGTCTGCTTTCTACGGACGGAAGAGTGATGACATCTGTCCACACCTGGATGGATCAGGAG GAAGCTGCACAGTGGAAGGTGTCCTTCCTCTATATAGAAAGTCATGTGACAACCGTCCCTTTTGCTTTGCGTTCGCCCACATGGAGGAGGACCCCTGTCCCACTGTTTCCAAGTACCTCGAGATCACCTACAGTTGTGAACAGAAAG TGTGTCTGCACGGTCTGGGTGTCGAGGACGGGAACATCACAGACTCTCAgctctctgcttcctcctctaTTGGTCTCTTCACTCCCAACAGAGCCCGTTTGAATGGAAATTCTTGCTGGATGCCGTCAGGAAACC CAACTTCAAGCTGGATCCAGGTAAATCTGGGCCAGACCAGAAAAGTAACAGGGATAGTAATCCAGGGTTGTCCTCACAATGACTACTGGCTCACCAAATTTAAGATCCAACACAGTATGGATGGAAGAAGCTGGACTGACTACACTGCTGACGGGCAG TTTTTCCCAGGCTCCACAGACAGAAACACCCCTGATACTCAGCTGCTTGGTACACCTGTGTCAGCTCAGTACGTCCGCATCCTCCCGCTGGAGTTCAGCGGTCAGGCAGGTCTCCGCTTTGATGTCTTAGGATGCACACCTCACT ATGCAATCACATGCGCTCAAACGCCTGACTTCAACTTTCATGGACTGAC tgtccACTGTCCAGCAGGCTGTGCTGACGATAATTACATAGTATACGGCTCTTCAGTATATCGTGGG GACTCCAACATCTGTGCAGCAGCTATCCATGCTGGAGTGGTCCTGAATGATATCGGAGGAGATACTGTTTTGTTGAAAACTCCAGGAAACGGCTTCTACGCTGGCTCCACCAGGAACGGCATCACTACGAGACA ATATGATGGAGACTATGatgtttctttcacttttgCAGATGGAG AGCTCAGATGTTCAGGGCCTGACTGGTATGAGTTCGGAGAGTTCTGCTACAAACCGTctagagacagaaagacatggCGTGATGCTCTGCACACCTGCAGGAGTCTTGGTGCTGAACTCGTATCCATCCTCTCGATGACGGAGCAAAGCTGGCTGGAAAGCTACCTGTACTTGG CCACCAGTAACATGTGGACTGGTCTAAATGACGTTGCTGTGCCCGGTTTGTTCACCTGGTCTGATGAACACATGGTGACCTTCACCTACTGGGCTCCGGGAGAACCCAACAACAACATCGGGTCCAACAACGACTGTGTTGAGATGTTACAACAA ACAGGCAGATGGGACGACGTATCCTGCACCAAACTGAATACCTACATGTGCAAAATGCCCAAAGCACATTACCCTTTGCCCTCTGTGAAACCCACTGTATACGGATGCGCTCAG GGCTGGGATGCGTACGGCTACGCCTGTTACTGGTTGGAGGAGACCGCCAGGAGCTGGTCGGATGCTAAAGCTTTCTGTAAAGAGAAGGACGGCTTTCTGCTGCACATTGGAGACAT TTACGAGCAGTCGCATTTCACAGTGGCGCTGTCAGGAAAGACGGGTCTGTGGTGGATCGGGCTGCGTGCTCAAGGAGGGACAACCGGAGGGGTGGACTACATCTGGGAGAACGGCTCGCCTCTCACCTTCACCCACTGGGACAGAAACCAGCCAG ATAACGGGGATGGTACTTGCGTGGCTATGACAACTGGTCAGGTTAGCGGTTTCTGGGATGACAAGCAGTGCTTAGAGAAACACTCCTTCGTTTGTGAGAAACCCAGATCTGACATCACCCCACCCACCAAAGCCCCGACTCCTCCTCCATCACAGGGCTGTGCTGACGGCTGGACGGCCCTGCCCCACTTCAGGAACTGTTACAAG CTCTTCCACAATGTGAAATGGTCCCTGAGGAAGAGCTGGGGAGCAGCACACGAAGACTGCGTCGCCAGAGGGGCTAATCTGGTCAGCATCCACaatcaggaggaggaagacttCCTGTCTCTGTACAGCAAGGGCAGCAGCAAGTGGATCGGCCTTAAGGACAACCCCATAGATGGAG GCTATTCTTGGAGCGACGGCTCACCTCTCTCACACACCAACTGGGGTCCCGGGGAGCCAAATAACCACATGGGCCGTGAGGAGTGTGTAGAGATGGTGAGCAGCACCAACGGGAGTTTCTCCTGGTGGAACGACCTCAACTGTGACGCTCACCAGGACTGGATATGCATGATCGCTAAAGGAAAGAACCCCATTCTGCCCCCGGTGCCCCCACCTCCTCTTCCAG CTCCTGATTGTGGTAGCAACCCGGGCTGGAGGAAGAACAACAACATCTGCTACTACTACAATGACACCGACATCGTGGACTTCCCCACGGCCGCGAGACGCTGCTATGCAGAGAAGGCCTCACTCGTCTCCATCCTCAACAAAGACGAACAGGCCTACGTTAACAGCATG GTGGGGACGGGCCAAGTTTCTGCAGCCTGGATTGGATTGAGGATGGTTGGTATTACAAGTGGACactacat GTGGGTGGACTTCTCCCCTGTAACATACGTTCACTGGGGTCCAGGTGAGCCCAACAACGCCAATGGGGAGGAACAGTGTGTTCAGATGAACAGACATCAAG GTGGATGGAACGATGCCAACTGTGGTCGTGCTGGAGCCGGTTACGTCTGTAAGAAGTTCCCCGGAGAAGTTCACACCCCTCCTCCACCCACACAGCCCTGGGAGGGCAACTGCCCCGCAG GCTGGATGCGTTTCAAGGATAAATGCTTCTTATTCAAAGGGAAGAAAAACGATATTAAAGGCAACTGGTCATATGCTCGGAGTTGGTGCAGAGACCAGGGAGGAGATCTGGCAGTTATTGATGACCAGTATGAGAATG ACTTTGTGTCTAGTTACTTGAGGGACCTAGTGCACCCCGCGTGGATCGGTCTGTCAGATATCTTGGTAGAGAATCAGTACGCCTGGAGTGACGGAGTCAGCCCAGTACTGTACACCAACTGGAACGACAAGGAGCCCAACAATGCAGGAGGAGCG GAACACTGTGTAGCAATGACTCACTACCACCTGGTGACCGGCAAGTGGAACGATGAAGCCTGTCATAGGGATCAAAGCTTCGTCTGCTACAGGAagaaat CGAGCAGCATCAGCCCTCCTCCCCCTACAACGAGCCCCTGCCCCGCCGGCTACATCTCCTGGTACCTGAACTGCTACAAGCTGGTGGAGGAGGCGGCCACCTGGGACGCGGCTCAAACGACGTGCCAGCAGCAGGGAGGCAACCTGGCCAGCATCGACATGAGCTACGACCAGGCCTTCGTCGCCGGAGTGGTCTTACAGGGGAAAGCCGACGCCTGGATCGGACTCAGGCGCAAG GATAACGGCTCTTACATGTGGACAGACGGCTGGCCAGTTTTTTTCACTCAGTGGGGACCAGGAGAGCCCAGTAACATCAAGGATGAGGGCTGCGTGAGTATGCACGCGTCACGAGCCTTCCACGGGACCTGGAACGACACAGAGTGCAACCAAGCTAAACCCTTCATCTGCAAGATCTCCTCCG AGAATCTGCCACCAACTCCCGCCCCCGGTGACGGGAAGTGTCTGCCGTTCTGGATACCATACGGCCGCCACTGTTACTACGTGTACAACGATAAGCTGGGCTTCTCTTGGCCGGACGCCCGACATTACTGCCAGACGGTCAGGGCGGAGCTGGCGTCCCTCCACAGCAGAGCGGAGGTGGAGTTCATCAGGAACATCAACATCACCAAACGTCACAACATCTGGATCGGCCTCACGAGGGACAACAACT TCGGATGGGGCTGGACAGACAAGACGCCTCTGGGCTTCCTCAACTGGGCTCCGGGTGAGCCCAACGCGGCGTTTCACCCCGGAGACATGGCGGAGGAGAACTGCGTGGAGATGTACCACGACGGGCGCTGGAACGACAACAACTGCCTGCAGAAGAGAGGTTTTGCATGCCGCCACCGCCAGT tctatgTAACAGATGATGGCGGTAATCCCATTTTTCCCACTGATGATCCGGGTGTCAGCA ATGGAGGGGTGATAGCCGGCGCCGTCATTGCAGCCGTTGTGATTGCCTGCTTGATAGTCGGACTTCTCTACTACACCTTCATCGTGCGAGGATATAAGCTAAGCAGCTTGAGCCTGCCGAAAAGAACGACCACTACCGCTGATGTG CCTGCTTTCGTCAACCCCAACTTCGCAGGAGAATCagacacataa